ACGAAGCTGATGACAAAACCTTCAAAATTACGAAGCTAATGACGAAAGCTTTGTATCAGTACGATGGACTTGCCTTACATTAAGCATCAATGCTTAGTATGATATGAGAGCTGATGCTTCATTCTTTATAAGAATGATTCTTATACTTCCATTCATACGCAAAGTACGACAGTCATGACAGTATATATATACTTTGTCATACTATATATACTTCCTCAGACTGTCGTAGTTTACATGATTTGAGAATTTTGTGGGAGAACCTTAGCAAGATAAAGCTCCAGCCTTCAGCTCGTAGCACAGATTTTGACGAAACGCCAAAGCTTAGTTTGTGGTAGCAACTCAAACCATCAGAACAAATCTTCATGAAGGCGTACCAAGGACCTAAGAAGTACTAAAAAGTACTTCTCCAAGGACCGATATCCCTTATTTCTTCTTACGGGAAAGTGTCCCCCCTACTTCCAGTTACCTCTTATACAGATGGACTTGCTCGGACCATAGTTCAGACTAAAGGTCAAGGAACGATGCTACACAGACTCCAAGTATCCTTTGATACTTTGCTCAGCTTGCCAGGACGTTGCCACCCTGAACAAGCTGAGAAGAACATGCTGCCACGATATACAAGCTAATGCTAACTTCATCAAAAGAGTTACACAAATCATCTTTAGTAACGCGGGTGGCGAGTACACCTGTGAACCCGCAGCTACCCAACGTATAAAGTACTTTCGATCCGAAGATGATGACGAAAGTAACAACGACCATGGTCCAACGTACCAAGACGATGGCTCAGAAGACGATGACTTCTGAAAGTCGGTGACTTTTGAAAGTTCCCTAGCTCGACTGAAGAGCTTATGCAAACGCCTAAGCTCTACAGTTCAAAAAGGACTGCACCTGCTCTTCAGAAAAATGTGTGATCAACCCCGGGAGACCTCACATGCCCAAAACTCATATGTAGGAGAAGATGAAGTAACCACGGATGCAGTGTAAACTCCCACGTTCTTTTCGGTTTTTATCTGTGTAGGTACTTGATTTATAAGATATAGACTCATCACACCCAAGCCGAAGCAAGGATGAAAAGGCACAACAAGGACGAGAAAAGTTCATCAACGCCATCAACAGTGTGTGAGTTTGTTCAATTTGCAGCAGTTAGCAAAGTAGCTAGCATCTGCTCAACTAGGGGACGCAGCTGAAGGCGCACCACCACTGACCATCACAAGGCTCAATTCCGGAATAATTAAAGGATGCAATTCAAGCCCAACAATGCCAAATTTGTATATATAGAAATACATATCCACACACCCCAGCGGCGCGAAGACAACTATTGTCCCAATCAGAAGGGGTACACATATAACATAAGCCTTGCAACCATTGACAGCAGCGGGGCGATTACTTTTGCTTTCACAATCTTCGGCAACCAGCTTCCAAAACCAAAACGGGGCATACATCACACCAAACAAAAGAGTTTGCAAATATTCAGACTCCTTGCATCTTGTTTATATTAGCATACATTGTTATATGCATTTGATACATTTCAATTCTGAATAATGCATACATTCCCATAAATTGGATATGTTTTTGGATACTAATGCATATAATGGAGAACCGGGGAAAGCACCACCGGTCTCATATCTTCATACTGGGTAAAGCGTTCACACgcaatctctccggactcccccATAAGCTTCTATGAGTGTACGACCATGGGAAAGGCTTCCATAAGAAAGAGATGCCCAacatgacatgcctttggcagctcagcggaacgggtgtttgcaaaacattcagttttacaccacgtctccgggagattttcaacccccaccgttcggtaatctcctggcccgagattggccaacggggtgacaggttCAAACACTCATCTTACCTCAGCGACAATGGATTTACGATTCCCCACAAGGCTGGGACACGAGCAGCCATACAAATTTCTTAATAAGTTTACTACTGCATAAAGAAGTTGACATTTATTCACTGATGTTATTAATTATACCATGAATTTACCTTATTGATTATAGTACATGAAATATCGTGCACTTACATTTTTGTGCCAGCTAAAACTACACAACAAGTCAACGAATTCAAGTAACCCGACAAGGTCCACATATGATCCTTAGCTCAagcaaagaaccacatgagcatgAAGACGAACATAAGTAGATTGTGGGCGCGTAAGGATGAAGGCAAGCAAACCGATAGAGCTGGATGTAAGCAAAACCAAGAATCTACAGATAGTTGCTGGTACGCACCAACGGAAGAGATGTCGCATGACCGATGCCGGAGCTGCTATGTAGATAAAGCAATGGTAATGTAATATAAAATCCGCAGATGTTGTGAGATACAAATTGTTGTTGCCTCTACTACAAACTGTCATACTACGACAAGGGGGAATCGTTGCACACCTGCCAATTGCTACGGCGACGAACCAATGCGATGGGCTTACCCGCTGTGGTAGAGATGCACCCAAAGCTGTAGCATATGGAGTAAATAAATACATACGGTGGATGAAGATCCACTTATGCTGTGTCTCATCTTCGGAATATGATGGATGAAGATCCACTTATGCTGATTGAGACGAACCTGTATTAGTGCTACCTAACGCTATGTTTTGCTGCCTACCCATTGGAATTGCACGAACAGTACAACAGAGGAGAGCAGATGCGGACCAGTTCAAGGTTAGAGACTGCACCAGCATCACAACAAAGGAGATACGAAGATAAAACTTCGATCCAGATACGATGCTCAAGTAGGACTATCAACCAATACTTACAAAGTACAAAGGACCAACATGACACAATTCTGATGCCGACGGCACAAAGTCTCAAGTACAAAAGAGATGATAATGATGCAAGTAAACCCGATCATAGCTCCATTTCGACGAACAAAGTGATACCGACGATGATGCAAAGCCTCGTGACAAAGATGCAAAGCCTAGTTACGAAGGTGTAAAGCCGACAACGGTGCTCATCCCTGCGACGGAGGCTAATCCAGTCCCTTATTTTTCCACTTTTATGCAGGTCCCACGGGCCATGAGAATTACATAGAGACTGCAGTTCAAGTAATGACGATAACAGTTCAAGTGAATGCTGCACATGTGTGCGTACAGGGGAGCAAATCTACAATGATGACATATGCAGTGAAGCTGGGGTAGCAACGAACCTCTTGCGGATCATAAAACAAGGCTGAAGTGTAGCGGAAAAGCTCATGGTGACGATGCTTCCTACCCAAAGCTATATACAAGTTGATGTCACGAAGATGGTCCAAAGCACGAAAATGATGTTTGCTGCTGATGCTGGGATACTCAAAACTTGGTGTCAATAACGCTACATGGCTGAAGTGGTGTTATTATAAAGGAAAGGAGATACTAGTGTATTCTGACAATCCAAGTATGAAAATCACATATCAATAAGGAAGGGAATGTGATGACCCTAAGCAATCACATATCGCGAAGGGGCATGGCTGACGACGATGCATAGCCATGTCGCGAAGGGGCATGGCCGACGACGATGGGAAGCCATGTCACGAAGGGGCATGGCCGACGACGATGCAAAGCCATGTCGCGAAGATGCATGGCCGACGACGATGCAAAGCTATGTCACGAAGGTGCAACCTTGTGACGAAGGTGCAAAGTCGGCGAAGGTGCAAAGTCAGCGACGGCGTTGATCTCTGCAGGTTCCAGGGGCCATACGAATTACGTAGGGGATGCAATCCGAGTAATGAATACAATAGTTAAAGAGAATGCGCAAAAACTTCTCGACATGGGGCATTTGAAGGAAACAACAAACGATGCAATGACAAACAAGGTGGAAGTGATTTTTCTCAAGGATTGTTCACCaacaaccctcaagaaaaggggcaaattgtatacacCAAAATGTAACTTGACACATGGACGGAGATTACGAGCCGAAGCCGGACACAATGATACAACCGCGCACGCGGAATCAGTTAtgagtctgcttagaaactaagctaaGGATAGTTTAGTAAAATACTCGTAACCACTCACCCTATATAAAAAAAACGTTATTAGGGTAAAAAAGGGGATCGGACCAGCCTCCTTCCTTGACTACTTTTCTCAGAAAACTCCATCTCTGATGGAGCTTCATCACCTTTGTAATGAAATCAATACTTAATAAAACTCACACtatcattaccccgtggatgtaggcaatgccgaaccacgtaaatcacttGAGTTGATGTCTTCTTACTCTGATTGCACCTTATATTTTGCTTATGATTCTTGTTTTCATTCAAtttgtttactgttttgttaTTTCAATCAATTGGTCGTGGAAGCAAACTATTTGTTTTCACAAATTCGATTAGGTAGATAGATATAAATGTCTTTTCAATTGGGAATCGATGAGGTTTGTGTTGGGCTTGCAATTAGGATTTGAATTGGTTAGGGTTTGAATGaggttttctggtggtgttgataTGAATATGGGGGAACGGGTAACAGTGTTAAATGGGGTTCTTCTTGATACAGTTACGTGGTTAATCGGTAGAAATTTTGGATAGTCGTGATGATTTTGATGCTAGAGTAGAAATTTTCAATTGTAATTAACTTGATTGAGAGTactgaattttctttttttcatttgtgGGTTCAATTGATTGCGTGGTAGGTTTAACAATTGTTTGTTTCAATCTGTTTTCGAATTAAGAGGAGTTTGATTTTGAATGGTGGCCTACTGTGATAATGAAATAGTGGTGTAAGTGCTGGTGAAGACAAGTTTTCTGGAGATATCAGTGGAAGGAATAACTAGTGAGGTTGATGATTTAGTTATTGGAATCAGTTGGATATGCAGCAAGAGATATTGTATATATTGATAATTTTACCTTGTGATTACATTTAGTTTGATTGAAGAACTGTACTTTTAatcatttttcttaattaattccATTTTTATTTAATCGAAGAACTGCGCTTTCAATTTCTTTTGTTAATTCATTAAAATTGGGTATTTGTAATTTTGTATGAATTAATGATTTACGGTTTTCAATAGACGCAAATCCTAATTGGATTCCCACCAGTTACTTCTAGACCGGAGAAGGTACCGGCGTCGGAGAAGAAATAGAGCAGGTGTGCAATCTTGGACACCCACCAAAGGGTGGGCGGTATTAACCATTCATTATGTGAACGGGTTTAGAACCCTATGATTCAACTAGGCAGTGTATTGGGCATTTGACACGGTTTAACCAGGTCCTAGTCATAGGAGGGGCTTCAATGTCTTTTCCCAAGCATGAATATTACCACGTAATCTTGAATTATTGACCCGTATACAATAACGTCTGTTAGCCGTTTTTCAAAAAACGTGGCATTTTCTTAATTACATTTCTCCTCATGGGCATTTTCTTAAGTTCCCTTTTCTGTAACTATGTCCTTATGGATAAGTATTTGTTTAGTTTAGAAATAATTTCTCTCTCAAACTATATAATAGATATACGTAAGTTTATATCattgaaaaatattttaaaacacTTGCGTAACGCTATCAAATTACACATATTTTTTAtattaacaataatcaattaaaaataataattttgaaaaTATTCCATTGTTTAATATATGTCATCTATTAAGggataaaatttaaaattaaataGATCATCTATTTAGGGATGGAGGAAGTATATATGGTAGATTAAGAAAATTTATTAAAGCCGACACTCGTGCAAATATCATAGCAATACCCCAAAAATAGCTCTAGTAGTACCATAAATAATGAATAACAAGATCGGCCTTTTTATGGCTTTCATTAAATCAATGCCCCAAACGTGATACAGTAATTTTGTACAAAGGAAACTAAATTCCATACGGGTTACAAAAATGGAACAGAATCATGCTGGTCCCTTCTTTGTTTATAATCTTAGTTGATTCTCCTACATTTGCGTCTGATTTGGCCTTGGTCACCAGTAAGAACATCTATAGTCCCCATTTTTTCCATGGCTAGCCCAAACTGTCTAGACCACAAAATTGGATTTTGTGCATATTCGAAAACCAAGTTTCTTGTATGAAAATTTTTCATCAGTCCCTGATCTGATGCGAGTAGCCCTTTGCCCTGTTCCAATCCTACATAGTACATGTTGTCAAGGATCGTAGGTGTGATTGAATCTAATGGCACCTTGTGATGACCTAAGGATCCATCCTTAGGAATACTAGATGGTGGACATTTATTCTTCAGAATTTCAGCGTGTAGAGGTTCCAAAGTAGGATCCTGAGAGTGGTGGGGTTTGTCTCCATATAGTCTAGACCCGAAAGTTGCGCAATGGGCATAACCGATGGAATGTGCACCAGATAGGACTACCATTTCATTTTGGGTAAATCCTTTCTTAGCAAAGGTATCAGTTAGCTCCTCGGCAGTTAGAGAGGGTGCTGGAAGGATCATTGTGTCCATAGCACGTGAGATTGATCCATCACGTCGTCCACCTGGAACTAAGTAAGGTAAAACACCTGCGTTGACAGCAGCGTCACGAGCTGCAAATGCAAGGATGTCAGCGCAGGAAACAATGCCTGGGCACTTATCCTCGAGTTTGCTCTTAATCTTGTCGATGAGATCCATTCCTCTGAGGGACTTGTAGTTGGCTGGCGAATCCATCTCTACCTGTTCACCTGATGGTGTTTTTTCCAAGAGGACAGAAGCGTCACAACCCTGTTTCAAACGTATTTATTAAGTTCACCATTACCAGGAATAAATACCAGAACTAAACTTTTTTATATGGAAACACAATGTTCTAATCAACTTATAGATCATACTTAAACCTGGAAAAAATCGAGTGCAACtcagagaaaaataaaatttggaatAATTTAAGATCGAGAATTTAGAGTCGTGTATAGGTGGTGGTGGGTGAACTTACGTTAACAAAGCAGTCATGGAAATGCAGACGAATAAGTCCAGCAGCAATATGAGCATCACGGCGCATAAACTTGCTGACAACCTCATTTACAATTTGCTCAGCTTCGGGACAAACATTGTTGTAAAAGCCATATTGAAGGCCCTGAGACAACACCATAGTTGGTTGACCGAGTAATGAACAGAACAAAAAGAGACCAAAAACGGTGGTTGGGATCAAGGCACCAACCTCCATGGTGGTGGTGGGGACCTGTTTGTTGTTTTAAATAAGTAACAAAATGGTTTTCGGGTCCAACAACAAACAGAAGTAGATCTTCTATAACCATGGTTTTTATATCTGCAGAGAGGAGAAATGCCTGCAAGAAAATAAGTCGACTATGCCTGTCAAAGAAAGTTGTTGTTGAACGGGTCTTCCTTGTTCAAAAGACAGTTACATTCGTTAACATCTCTCTGTATAAGAAAATTTTACGGGGTAACTGCCGGTTTCTCAAATGGGAGGTGATCCATTAAGACGCTTTTCAAATGGAATTCAATGGTCAGGAAAAATCATAACCCTCCGGCTCAAGAAAGCATAAAGATGATTGGAGACCGACTAACACACCTAACAAGAGTacacataaaagaaaaaaaaaacaagattacACATGGAATGATTGGCCTTGGCCATCTGAAAGTACATGGGGTAGCCATTAACAACCAAGATTGTGTTATTTAGAGGACAACAGAAACTGAATTGGTAAAAAAGCTTCTTAGATATTCTGCTTTGCAGCGTGGGATTACAGTGTGGCTATGGTTGCAACTCGCATAAATAAATAGAATAACTTAGATGCAGTATGGAATCTGCATTTCAATTAGACATAATAAACACACGCTCAATTTTAAGAACAATTTACACAGCTTCAAAAGATATCAGGTGGTTTTGAAGATCTGGACCGTTTGCCCAAGACAGGCGTTCCTGCATACAAAGTAGGATATAACGTGCAAAGAGTAAGAAAGTATCAACAAACACTGATAGACCCCAACTACCAAGTCACTTGATAACGTACCAATACAGATTGCTGATAAGCTGGCAGCTTTGGTGGGAAACAGAATATCGTTGGAAAGTTTTCTAGTGGATGATATACAGTTCTTGCTTAGAAATGAAATAGCGTCCAATCACGTTGCCTGGCTCCATGATGAACTGTTCCTTGAACGTTCCCATCCTCTTACTTTTGATGTCAATCGCAAGATCTTGGATGTTCTGCATACCCTCAGCTAGTATCCCATCTCCACAGATAAGGAACTGATTCCCAATTATAAATGACCCAGACACACGAATTGCAACTCCATCATCGCCATGGGCTCGACACTGAAGTTTCTCGACAACATGCACTAGCCTTTCAGGGGGCCAGTCACCTGCTAATGTTTTCCTAAGGTTTGACAAAGTTGTAAATATTTCACTAGGGCCTGTAGAGACTTTCTCTGAGAAGCTACAATCAAACAGAGACGGTTACTGGTCAAAAAATTATGCATTACTATGATACTCTTCTGCAAAATATACCTTGATTGTTTTACATAGCACAGTAATTAGGATTTTATTGGTACCAATGGTTTTAAGAAATTTGCAGAGTACCTGAAAGTTGAATCATCGCTATATAAGGTTTTTGAATGATGCCAAAGGTCATCGGAACCATTGAAAAGTAAGTAATAGTGCATAGTAAGCATCTGCCAAGCATTCACAAtgttacaattatcaaaataatttTCGTCTAGTAACTCTATAGCTAAATACTCCAGTTATATATCAACATTGTCTAAAGAGTAAACGTCTGATACAACAGTTACATGAATGGTAAAAAAAATAACTGATGGAAGAAATACAAGTAGAAAAGCAGTAGAGACTCACATCAGCCAAATCCTTCATTCTTTGTGTTGGATCAAAAACGCTTCGAACAAATGCTGCAAGGTCAACTTCTGCACTTGCATACCTTGTAATAAACGGATGGGAGAGAAGCTGCACAGTAAGAAAGAGTGAATGAATCAAAGATGAAATTAATAGCCTTATAGAAGGAAACGACCCAAGATTCCAACACTTGTTAAACCAACAGAACCAAAAGAAGATTCCCCAAGTACCAATACAGATTTATTGTGCCTCAAGGTAGACtagacaaaaaaaaatttatatatataagACAAGACATCAGTTACAATTCACTCTGAATGACCACGTAGTCACCTGTTCCGCAGTTGGCCTCGCATCCGCACATTTCAATAAGCAAGCATCAATAAATGTGCAGAATTCTGGggaaaagaaattttttgaaggtgaaggtgatggATCCTCCAGGATCTGCCATACATTTACCACTTTCAGGATGTCAGATAACAAGATAAGTAGATGGGGTGGAATTGTACACTAACAGATACTACATGTAGTTCTGAAGATTCTGTTACACTCATTTTCAATAGGAACACGCAAGCTAAATCAAAGAGGGAACATTTCGGAACTGGAAAAGGTAAAAAGAGGGACTCACTTGTAGCATAAGATTAACAGGCCCTTCATTAGCTGTATATGGAAATTCACCAGTCCCACACTCAAATAAAGCTAGACCAAGGCTCCAGATATCAGCCGGATAAGAATAACTCTCATTCTGAATTCTTTCAGGTGACATATATGTAACAGTGCCGACAAAAGTAGCACACTGGAAAAACATATTGACACCAATGTTAGTCATACTATACGAATGAAACTTTCATGATGACATACAGTTGTTACTTGCCATTGCCATAGAATTCTCCAACCCAGCACTTATACCAAAGTCGGTGATCTTTGGCTCCCCCTTTAGATTCATAAGTAAATTTGCAGGCTTAATGTCTCTGTGAACCAAATGTCTAACTCCATGCAGGTAGCTTAAACCCTTCAACAAACATAAGATGAAATTTTCTAAGAAATAGACCCCAAAGATGATACTCAAGAATTTCatgaaagttcaaaaagaaagcGAGAGATGAAAGTGAAGACAAATAGGGTACTTACTCGCAAGAGTTTCTTAACTACACATGAAAGAATTGGTTCTGGTATAGATTTTCGCACTCGTAAGACATCTGCAAGGGAACCTCCATCCATGTACTCCAATGCTATGCTTATTTGCCCCGAGTCTGGGGTATAAAATGCTCCTTGGAATTCCACAAGACCTTCATAACAAGGTGCTTCACACAACGTACGTATCTCAGTAAGAAGCTGCTGCCGCTTTTCCTAGAATACAAACAAGAGAAACTTAAACGTAGATCACCATCAGTAGGAGATGACATGCATGTTTCGTTTCGAGGATTATCTTAAGCCAGTACTGAGTATATGACAAAAACCCATTAATAAGGAGTTAATAGTAGGCTAGGACTCATATGAGTGGCCATATTATACACACCTTCTCAAAAATGCTAATTTTCTTCAAGGCTAAAATTCTGTGAGACGGAATATGGATAGCTCTCTGAACAACACTACTTGCGCCACTACCTATGGCTCCAAATATGCGCATCTCATGTGAAGCACAACGATATGTCTTTTCACTTACATCTGTTTCATCTACCAACCAAGAAGATCGTTTTTGCAACCCAAGCTCATTGATGTTATATACCCCACAAGACCTGCTtaataagtttacggttccaccATCTGATACCTATATGTAAAACAAAAGTTTATAAGACAGCAACAAAAAAGTTGCACTATTTGTGTCATATAAACACTGAAAGAACTTGCCATGTATGATTCATAAGGGTTCATAGATGGCCCATCTAAACCCTTTTCAGCATCAAATAATGGAGCGAGCTTCTTTTTTAGCTCCTCCAACTCAGCCATGATGAACTACTTATGCTCTTCCCTTACTTACTCTACTACTTTCTACAGCACAGAACAATCTGTCTACATGGTTAGTCACTTATAAAGTCTTTcaagaaagaaatactaaaagtTAACAAACTCACTTGCATAT
Above is a genomic segment from Papaver somniferum cultivar HN1 chromosome 10, ASM357369v1, whole genome shotgun sequence containing:
- the LOC113317634 gene encoding peroxidase 5-like, whose translation is MEVGALIPTTVFGLFLFCSLLGQPTMVLSQGLQYGFYNNVCPEAEQIVNEVVSKFMRRDAHIAAGLIRLHFHDCFVNGCDASVLLEKTPSGEQVEMDSPANYKSLRGMDLIDKIKSKLEDKCPGIVSCADILAFAARDAAVNAGVLPYLVPGGRRDGSISRAMDTMILPAPSLTAEELTDTFAKKGFTQNEMVVLSGAHSIGYAHCATFGSRLYGDKPHHSQDPTLEPLHAEILKNKCPPSSIPKDGSLGHHKVPLDSITPTILDNMYYVGLEQGKGLLASDQGLMKNFHTRNLVFEYAQNPILWSRQFGLAMEKMGTIDVLTGDQGQIRRKCRRIN
- the LOC113318946 gene encoding mitogen-activated protein kinase kinase 3-like, which encodes MAELEELKKKLAPLFDAEKGLDGPSMNPYESYMVSDGGTVNLLSRSCGVYNINELGLQKRSSWLVDETDVSEKTYRCASHEMRIFGAIGSGASSVVQRAIHIPSHRILALKKISIFEKEKRQQLLTEIRTLCEAPCYEGLVEFQGAFYTPDSGQISIALEYMDGGSLADVLRVRKSIPEPILSCVVKKLLRGLSYLHGVRHLVHRDIKPANLLMNLKGEPKITDFGISAGLENSMAMCATFVGTVTYMSPERIQNESYSYPADIWSLGLALFECGTGEFPYTANEGPVNLMLQILEDPSPSPSKNFFSPEFCTFIDACLLKCADARPTAEQLLSHPFITRYASAEVDLAAFVRSVFDPTQRMKDLADMLTMHYYLLFNGSDDLWHHSKTLYSDDSTFSFSEKVSTGPSEIFTTLSNLRKTLAGDWPPERLVHVVEKLQCRAHGDDGVAIRVSGSFIIGNQFLICGDGILAEGMQNIQDLAIDIKSKRMGTFKEQFIMEPGNVIGRYFISKQELYIIH